The region CCTATTCAAATCAAATCAAAATTGGCTGGCAACCCGACTCACGAACCTCAATTCAAAAGCTTTGTTAAAAGCAAAGACGGCAGATCCATTCCGGTGGCTGACCCTCGCTCGACGCGAGCGCTTGTGTCCTTGATGGACATGAACGCTGTGCTTGGTGGTGCGGCTTCGCATTACGGCGGTCCTGCAGCTTTCGCAGAGTTGATGTCTGCAATGCATGGACATGTTTATGATGTTGCTCACAAAGAAAACAAGCCATGGTATGAGTTGTTCCATGTTGTGAACGATGCAGGTCACTGTGAAAATGGGTTGTATGCTTTGAAAGCAAACTACCAAACAGCGGGTCTTGATTTGAACAGTCTTAAAAAATTCCGTTCGATCGAATCAGGTCTTACGGGTCACGGTGAAGTTCACTGTTTCCCTGAAGGTGTTTTCGTTTCTAACGGTCCATTGGGTTCTGCTCTTCCACAAACTCAAGGTTTGGCGATGGGCGAGGCCTTGTCTGGCAAAAATCGTGTGACGATCACAGCGATCTCTGACGGTGCCAGTATGGAAGGCGAAGCGCGCGAAGCTTTTGCAGCGATCCCGGGGCTTGCCGCTCACGGTAAGATGGGCCCCTTCGTGATGATTATCAGCGATAACAACACGAAACTATCTGGCCGTATTGATAATGAATCTTTCTCGATGTCTCACACGTTTGCTTCTTTGAAAACTTTGGGCTGGGATGTGATCTCGTTGCCTGAAGGAAATGACCTGCAAAAGTGCTATGACGCTATTGCAACGGCTGTTGAAAAAGCGAAAGCCAATCCAAAAGTTCCAGTGGCGATCCACGCGAAAACTGTTAAAGGCATCGGAACTAAGAAAACGGCAGAGTCTGCTTCGGGTGCTCATGGTTTCCCTTTGAAAAGCCCTTCTGAACTTCCAGCGTTCTTGTCGGAAATCTATAACGGCGAAGCATTGCCACCAGTCTTCAACACTTGGATCGAGGAATTGAACAAGTGGGAAGCAGAAATCAAAGCTAACGCGGTTAAAGACTCTGGCGAAAAAATTCAAAACGGAGTTTCGTCTGCGTTGATCCGTGCACGTAAAGCGGGTTTCCCAGTATTGAGTGTGACTTCGGATCTTCCTGGTTCAACAGGTGTTGCTGGTTTCAGAAAAGAATTCCCAGCAGATTCTTTCGACGTGGGTGTTGCTGAATCAAACATGGTTTCTGCGGCGGCTGGTCTTTCCAAATTGGGTTACATCCCAGTAGTCGATACTTTCGCTCAGTTCGGCGTAACCAAGGGCGCTTTGCCAATCACAATGGGTGCTTTGTCTGAAGCGCCGGTGATTGCGGTATTCTCTCACACAGGTTTTCAAGATGCGGCTGACGGTGCTTCTCACCAAGCATTGTCATACATGGCGATGGTCTCTTCAATTCCGCACGTGGATGTTTATTCTTTGTCTTGCAGCGAAGAGGCTGACAGCATCGTTTACTCTGTCATCGAAAAATTTGCGAATGATCGCAAAGCTGGCAAAGTTCCAAACAGCGCAGTGTTCTTCCTAGGTCGTGAAAACTTCCCGAAAACATACGTTGCTGGCACTAAATACGATTTGAACAAAGCGCAAGTATTGGCTGACACAACAGCTGGTAAAGCGAAATCAGTCACTATCGCCACGACAGGATCTTTGGTTCTTCAAGCTTTGGAAGCTTCTAAAACGTTGGAAGCACAAGGTATCGGTTCCGTGGTTGTAAATGTGGTGAAAGTAAATCATCCAGACGTGGAAACGGTAAAATCTGCATTGGCAAAAACAGGTGGTCGCTTGGTGACTGTTGAAGACCACCAATTGATCGGTGGCTTCGGCCAAATGCTTTGCCACTCGTTGTTGCAAGCGCAGGTTGAATTCAAAGTGAAGTCTTTGGGTGTTCACGGCGAATTTGGCCAAAGCTCTTACACGGCGTTGGACTTGTACAAGAAGCACAAAATCGATGCTTCCGCGATCGTCGCTGCTGCAAAGTAAAGCGATGAAAATGGCCCGTCTGACTTCGTTGTCGGGCCATCTCCTCGCTCGGACGTGCCAGTAGCACGCCTGCGATGCGGGGATGATCCTTCGCCTTGCATACGAACCATTTTGACCGCTTTATGTTGAATGAAGAATATTTTGGAAGGGAGAAGTGAAAGCTTCTCCCTTTTTTTTATGCTATAGCTTAGATGAATTTGAATGAAGGAGAACATTATGGCGGAAAATATTCCTGGTTTGTGTCTAAATCCAGACGCAGAAACAAAAAAATACGTATTCAATCACACGATGCTTCGTGTGAAAGATCCGAAAGCATCTTTGGATTTTTACACTCGTGTTTTAGGTATGAAATTAGTGCGTAAGCTAGATTTCTCTGAATGGAAATTTTCATTGTTTTTTTTGGCATATGTTCCAGAAGGCACAAATATTCCGACAGAAAACGAAGCCAATGCGAAGTACACGTTCGGTCGTGAAGCGGTTCTTGAGCTCACTCACAACTGGGGCACTGAAGAGCAAGAGGCAACTCCTTACCATAATGGCAATACAGAACCACGTGGCTTCGGGCATATCTGCGTGACAGTTCCGGATATCAAAGCGGCCTGCGAGCGCTTTGATAAACTGAATGTGAGCTACCAAAAAAGACTGGGAGAGGGTGGAATGAAGAACATCGCTTTCATCAAAGATCCAGATAACTACTGGATCGAAATTGTTCAAGCAGGCTTGCTATAGTGTGGATGGCTATTAACATATGTTAAAGAATCGAGGGGAAAATGAAAAATATAGGTGTTTTCCCTCTGACATGCGTGAATTTTTTGGATGTGTCAGTGTATTTGGGGCTTATAAATTGGAGTTTTTCACTGTGATCCGGTAGGGTCCGTTGAAATTAATAACCCAATTACCAGGAGTTTCAATGAAAGCAATTATCGGTGCTTTGGCTTTAGTAGGTCTTTTCTCAACTCAAGCAATGGCTGCTAAATCTTGCGGTCAAATGATCGAAGCTAAATCAGAAGCAAAAGCGACTATCGCATATTTGACTTCTAAAATTAAAGATTCAAACAACGCTGATAAAATCGCTGAGTTGTCTGAGCAAAGAGCTGAATTGGTTGATTACGTTGCTCGCTTGAACGCGACAATCAATGACGTTTGTAAAGCTGATTACAACGACTAATTATTTCGGATTTCAGTCTGAAAAAGAAAAGGCACTGAAGTTCTCAGTGCCTTTTTTATTATCTGAATAAGTCTGAAGGGCTTTGCGCCTGCGACAGATGCAGGGAACCTTATGCGGCTTCAGAGAATTGAGCCATTTGACCCATTTGATCTGAAGAGAACGCTGCAACGATATCGACAAGGATAACAACTCTGTTATCAACTTTACCCATACCGCGAACGAAGTGCATAGAGCTTTGATTGCCAAGAACCGGTGAGGGTTCAATTTGGTTATCTTGCAAGTCTACAACTTCTTTCACAGAGTCTACGATCATACCAACTTGACCGATTTCTGTGTCGATCACGATAATGCAAGTGTCACGCGTTTTATCTTGTGCATCCATTCCGAATTTCACGCGCAAGTTGACAACTGGAATGATTTTTCCACGCAAATTCATGACACCTTTTACATACTCAGGTGTGCGTGGAACCGGAGTGATTTCACCAAACTGATTGATCTCGCGAACCGTTTCGATCGCTACACCATATTGTTCTGACATCAGTTGGAAAGTCAGGTATTGACCAGCTTTTGCTTTCGTAGACATTTCACTCATAGTAAGGGCCTTTCAAATGTAGTAGACCCCCTACTATTCGCCGAAATTCCCCCTAAACTTAACGGTCTGTTAAAAATAATTGTTAATTCGGATTTCTGCGTCCTTATGAGACACCAATGCGGTGACTTCAAGACCTTGGGCCAAATCGAATTATCCACCCTCCTCTCTGGTCCTTTGTAATAGAAGCAAATGTCCTAAGTTGCCGATAACTTTACTGATTAGAAATACATAGTTTCCAGTGGAGAATTAAAATGAGCGGCGATAATGCATTCTTTGAAGAACTGCAGATGGATTTTCTTAACGAATCTTTGTTCATGTTCGAACAATACGATGAATCCATGATGAAGTTGGAAAACAGTGATGATCCGGCAAAGGACCTTACTGATATTTTCCGCGTGGCCCACTCTGTAAAAGGTGGAGCTGCAGCAGTTGGTCTTAGTGATCTTGCGAAGTTCGCGCACGTTGCAGAGGATCTGTTAGATCTACTTCGTTCAAAACCAGAATTGGTGAATTCCAATGTGATCTCTTTGCTTTTACAGGCGGGTGACGAGTTAAAAAATCGCATCTCTTCTTTGCAGCAAGGTAAAGGCGGTCCCTGGGATCCGTCTGCCCTTGTGAAACAGCTTGTAGAAGTGACAGAAGGCCTTTCTGGCAAAAAATCTTCTTATACAAAGGCGACGGAAGCTGCAGCTGCTTCTCCACAGGCATCAGCTCCACAAGAGGAAAAGATTGCGGTACCGGATGATTTTTTCGAACATGTCGACGCAGCAGCAGCGGCATGTCCTGTTGAGCCAAAAGCAGAAATCCCTGAGCCGGCCGAAGATGTGACAAATCACGATCTATTGGCAGAATTACTTTCCCAGTTGTCTCCAGAAGACCAAGCGGAGTTCCACGCTAAAGAAGCAGCTGAGAATGCAGAGAAAGAACTTATTAAAGAACTTGAAAACGCCGCTATTGAAATTCCCGAGCAGACAGCACCTCCCGTGGTGGTGGCAGCTTCTGCGGTTGCGGGGCCCGTTGCAGGTCCAAAAGTTTCTCCCGCAGCGACGGCGTCTCCTGAACCCGTTGCTGAAACTCCAAAATTGAAAGTCGTTTCCGAAGCGAAAGCACCCGCTCAATCTGAAGGCGGCGGCGGTGGCGGCGGATCGAAATCTCCAGCGAAAAATCTGACAAGCACAATCAAAGTAGACACAGGCCGTGTTGATTCGGTTCTTGATGCGGTTGGCGAGCTTGTGGTTTTGAAAAACCAGTTGGTTCATGACGAAACTGTTCGCAGTGGTGAAAATCTTCGTCTTGAAGCTATCGTCGATCAATTAGATAAAGCGGTTCGTGAACTCTATGAAAAAACATTGAGTATCCGTATGACGCCGCTTAAATCTATGTTCATCAAAATTCAACGTATCGTGCGTGACGTATCTATCACTTTGGATAAGCCAGTTGATCTTCAATTGATTGGTGAAGAAACAGAGGTTGAAAGAACGGTCTTCGAACTTTTGGGTGACCCTTTGGTTCACTTGGTTCGTAACTCCATGGACCACGGTGTAGAGAAAAAAGAAATCCGTAAGGAGCGCGGTAAGCCAGAAATGGCAAAAGTAATCGTTTCTGCGAAACAAAATGGCGGTAACGTTATTATCGATATCTCTGATGATGGTGGCGGTATTAACCGTGAAAAAGTTTTGAACAAGGCGATGGAGAAGGGTTTCGTTCCGAAAGGTGTGGACCCGGCGACCATCCCTGATGAGCAAGTATTCCAGTATATTTTCTATCCGGGCTTTTCGACAGCTGACAAGATCTCTGATCTTTCTGGTCGTGGTGTTGGTTTGGACGTGGTTAAATCTAACTTGGATAAAATTCACGGTAAGATCAACATCATCTCTAAAGCGGGAGTTGGTTCCACATTCCGTTTAACGATTCCTCTAAGCACTGCGATCACTGACGGTATCATTGTGTCTTTAGATGGTTCTCGCTTCATCCTTCCGATTCACTCGATTCGTGAAATCGTTCGTGTGCTTCCGAAGGACTACACACATATTTCCAACGCCGGCAAGGTCGCTAATATTCGTGGTCACTTGTTGCCAGTGATTGATGTGTCTGCAACTTTAGGTTCGTTGAATGAATCATTCAACGCCAAGGATGCTCGTCGCGACGATACGCTGAGTGCTCGTCGTGAAGAAACAATGCTTGTGATCATCGAGTCTGTAACGGGTCAAATGGCGTTCCCAGTTGACGATGTTTTGGGCCAAGCACAAGTTGTTGTTAAGCCAATTGTAACAGGCTTTGATATCCCAGAGATCGCAGGTGCTGCTATCCTTGGTGATGGTCGTACGGTTTTGATCTTGGAACCTGGTTCATTATTGCAGTCCGTTTCTAAATCTTCAGGAATGGTAGGAGCTGCATGAGTGCCCTTAAAAAAACGACCGATAGCACGGTCAGTGCGCTGTATGAGTTTGAAGATATTCAGCTGACTGAGAAAATGTTCGGTAAGTTTGCAAAGCACATGTATGACTTGGCTGGAGTGGATTTACCGTTCTCGCCAAAAAATCATGCATTGATCAGAAACCGTATCGTAAAGCTATTGCGCCGTCATGGTTTGAAGTCCTACGAAGAGTATTGGGCTATGATCGAGCACGGGAATCATGAGCTCACATCTGAGTTCATTTCTGCTTTGACAACAAACATGACTTCTTTTTACCGCGAAG is a window of Bdellovibrio sp. SKB1291214 DNA encoding:
- a CDS encoding transketolase C-terminal domain-containing protein encodes the protein MTEPIQIKSKLAGNPTHEPQFKSFVKSKDGRSIPVADPRSTRALVSLMDMNAVLGGAASHYGGPAAFAELMSAMHGHVYDVAHKENKPWYELFHVVNDAGHCENGLYALKANYQTAGLDLNSLKKFRSIESGLTGHGEVHCFPEGVFVSNGPLGSALPQTQGLAMGEALSGKNRVTITAISDGASMEGEAREAFAAIPGLAAHGKMGPFVMIISDNNTKLSGRIDNESFSMSHTFASLKTLGWDVISLPEGNDLQKCYDAIATAVEKAKANPKVPVAIHAKTVKGIGTKKTAESASGAHGFPLKSPSELPAFLSEIYNGEALPPVFNTWIEELNKWEAEIKANAVKDSGEKIQNGVSSALIRARKAGFPVLSVTSDLPGSTGVAGFRKEFPADSFDVGVAESNMVSAAAGLSKLGYIPVVDTFAQFGVTKGALPITMGALSEAPVIAVFSHTGFQDAADGASHQALSYMAMVSSIPHVDVYSLSCSEEADSIVYSVIEKFANDRKAGKVPNSAVFFLGRENFPKTYVAGTKYDLNKAQVLADTTAGKAKSVTIATTGSLVLQALEASKTLEAQGIGSVVVNVVKVNHPDVETVKSALAKTGGRLVTVEDHQLIGGFGQMLCHSLLQAQVEFKVKSLGVHGEFGQSSYTALDLYKKHKIDASAIVAAAK
- the gloA gene encoding lactoylglutathione lyase, with translation MAENIPGLCLNPDAETKKYVFNHTMLRVKDPKASLDFYTRVLGMKLVRKLDFSEWKFSLFFLAYVPEGTNIPTENEANAKYTFGREAVLELTHNWGTEEQEATPYHNGNTEPRGFGHICVTVPDIKAACERFDKLNVSYQKRLGEGGMKNIAFIKDPDNYWIEIVQAGLL
- a CDS encoding chemotaxis protein CheW; translated protein: MSEMSTKAKAGQYLTFQLMSEQYGVAIETVREINQFGEITPVPRTPEYVKGVMNLRGKIIPVVNLRVKFGMDAQDKTRDTCIIVIDTEIGQVGMIVDSVKEVVDLQDNQIEPSPVLGNQSSMHFVRGMGKVDNRVVILVDIVAAFSSDQMGQMAQFSEAA
- a CDS encoding chemotaxis protein CheA, which codes for MSGDNAFFEELQMDFLNESLFMFEQYDESMMKLENSDDPAKDLTDIFRVAHSVKGGAAAVGLSDLAKFAHVAEDLLDLLRSKPELVNSNVISLLLQAGDELKNRISSLQQGKGGPWDPSALVKQLVEVTEGLSGKKSSYTKATEAAAASPQASAPQEEKIAVPDDFFEHVDAAAAACPVEPKAEIPEPAEDVTNHDLLAELLSQLSPEDQAEFHAKEAAENAEKELIKELENAAIEIPEQTAPPVVVAASAVAGPVAGPKVSPAATASPEPVAETPKLKVVSEAKAPAQSEGGGGGGGSKSPAKNLTSTIKVDTGRVDSVLDAVGELVVLKNQLVHDETVRSGENLRLEAIVDQLDKAVRELYEKTLSIRMTPLKSMFIKIQRIVRDVSITLDKPVDLQLIGEETEVERTVFELLGDPLVHLVRNSMDHGVEKKEIRKERGKPEMAKVIVSAKQNGGNVIIDISDDGGGINREKVLNKAMEKGFVPKGVDPATIPDEQVFQYIFYPGFSTADKISDLSGRGVGLDVVKSNLDKIHGKINIISKAGVGSTFRLTIPLSTAITDGIIVSLDGSRFILPIHSIREIVRVLPKDYTHISNAGKVANIRGHLLPVIDVSATLGSLNESFNAKDARRDDTLSARREETMLVIIESVTGQMAFPVDDVLGQAQVVVKPIVTGFDIPEIAGAAILGDGRTVLILEPGSLLQSVSKSSGMVGAA